TCTTGTTGGAAGGACGAGCTCCTCGCCCTGTTTTTGTAGCTCCTCGACGGAAACAATCGGTTGAATCGATACCATCTCATCTTTTTGTTGCTGGACTGCTGAAGCGCGGATAGGGGACTGAACACCGATAACGAGAATTCCTGCCAATGCAAATGCAATGATTCTTTTCACGTTACTCGCTCCTTTTGCGAAGACAACTGGCCAGTTTGCCTTCAAATTATATGTTGTCCAACATACTTAAACTATAGCACGGATGATGTAATAATTAAAATTTTGCAATAATTGTGGGTTTGCTCGGAATTCTTGTATATGATTGAATGAAAAGCCGGGACCCTTTTGTGTATATGCAAAGATTAACGCTACTTGATAGGTAAATAGGCAGTTGTCTTGATGAAATGATAAAAAACTTAATAGAACAAATTGAGGAGTGAATTTTCCCTATAGTGATGGAAGAATCATTTGCCTGTCCGCAAAACAAGTACAAAAGAATGAAAATTGGGAATAGACAAACTTCGTGTTGTATATAACAAATAAGTTACGTACAATGGTGGAAAGAACGAAAAGAGGTGCCAGCATGCACATCGGCAGTCGGATACGGAGGCTGCGGGAGAGCAGAGGCCTCACTCAAAAGGAGGCGAGCTCCGGAATCATATCAACTTCCCACTATAGCAATATCGAAAGTGGTCGTTTTGAACCCTCGAGCGAAGTCCTTGAACTGCTAGCTGATCGGCTCGATGTGCCAATTAGCTATTTCCAAAGAATCCATGAAGATGATGCACTCCTCCAAAACTTATTGACGGAATATGAGGAACTGCTATCTTCGAACATGAAGGCAATTCCACAGTTTATTGACAAGCACCATAAGCGTTTTACCTATATCTCCTCCATCCATCAGGAAATTATGTTTCATTTATTGAAATACATTGAACTGGTTAAAGTAGGGCGCATCCCAGAAGCACAAGCCCATTACTCCTCAGAAGTCGCCCACATACCACAAACATTCTTTGAAAATGCCAGCAGAGCGCTCCTTGAGAAATATACGTATACATCAGGTGTGTATTACTATTTCAAAAAGGACTATAAGGCGAGCATTTCCCATTTTGAAGACGCCCTCCACTTGACGATAGAGGAATCCCTTTCGGCGAAAATAAACTACAATATTTCCTTAGCCCTCTACAAGCTTTATGATTATGGCACCGCCCATGTATATGCAAAGCGTGCAAAGGAGCAGTATTTGCATATGCATAATTGGGCGAGGTCCGGAGATTGCTATAATCTGATTGCAGCACTCTACCTCGCACAGCATAAGCCGACAGAAGCGAGACGATACATTGACAAGGGATTCAGCGTTTTGGGAAGTCCTATGTCAGGGACTCATGGCCGGCTGTATCATAATTTGGCTACCGTTTTGATGAAAGAGAACGACTATGTCCTTGCACTGAAAACGGTCAATCAATGCATTGACTTGAAAAAACAGTTGAAATGTACAACTCTCTTTGACTCGCAACTTTTGAAATTGAAGATTTTAATCCGTCTCGGTGATCTAATGGCATTGCGG
The genomic region above belongs to Sporosarcina sp. Marseille-Q4943 and contains:
- a CDS encoding helix-turn-helix transcriptional regulator; its protein translation is MHIGSRIRRLRESRGLTQKEASSGIISTSHYSNIESGRFEPSSEVLELLADRLDVPISYFQRIHEDDALLQNLLTEYEELLSSNMKAIPQFIDKHHKRFTYISSIHQEIMFHLLKYIELVKVGRIPEAQAHYSSEVAHIPQTFFENASRALLEKYTYTSGVYYYFKKDYKASISHFEDALHLTIEESLSAKINYNISLALYKLYDYGTAHVYAKRAKEQYLHMHNWARSGDCYNLIAALYLAQHKPTEARRYIDKGFSVLGSPMSGTHGRLYHNLATVLMKENDYVLALKTVNQCIDLKKQLKCTTLFDSQLLKLKILIRLGDLMALRDSITRLQVSIQNELEQANLDYFEAKLYHALGEYDLYEQKMKNCIYHLHENEDWTELKDAARHLSLHYETNKKYKIAFKFQELCIEAYERLTMELKGGEES